In Oryzias melastigma strain HK-1 linkage group LG6, ASM292280v2, whole genome shotgun sequence, the DNA window ATCCTGCAGTATTCCTGAGGAATACACAGCGCAGGTTAGTAGTGTTACATTGTGTGTGTCCCGATGAGATCAAAGGTTTACCTGTCCCGTTTGGACTGCATGATGCTGGAGCGTTCTCTCCTCACCTGCTCCAGTCGCTCTCGAACGACCGCCTTCTGCCGGATCTTGTCTTTCTGTGACACAGCAAAAGCAGCGGTGGCTGTCAGACCTCTATGTAGGTCAGAAACTCGTTTACCTTTAACAGATCTTGGGTGAGATGCTTCAGCCGGTCTGTGTGCTTAACGCCCAGCAGATCTCCTTCAGCCTTTCTGTTCTGGATGATGGACAGGCGCTCCTGAACCTGAAAACCAATGAAGCTGAGCACACATTCTGGCTGTGATCATCACTCTGATGTTTCTCCGTCGGCTCTTCTCACCCTCAGCAGCTGTCTTTCTTTGTCCCTCTGCTGCTTTTGCTCCACCTTTCTTTGTATATCCACCAAGTTGCGCATGGTTTTCTCCCTCTCCATCACCGACACCGGTTCTGCCATTCGCTCCTTCTCCACTAGAGTCTGTTCCCTCTCACGGTTACTCACTGAGACCATTTCATCAACCGCCTGGTTGATTAAATATCTGGTTAGATCTTCGGCTGATATACAGTTCACAAATACTCCCATGGTCTTACCACTGATTCTTGGTGAAGCATCTCCTCACATTTAGAGGGTTCTTCCAGGTCACACTGGTCAGACTTGCTTTCAGTTTGACACTTTTCCACCTCGCTCATCTCTCTGTCAGCGTCGGCAATCAGACTGGACCTTCCAGAGTCGAGGTCATCAGCATCTCCAGAAAGTTCTCCCTGCATATTCTGGGCgttctcttcttcttttacacacattttatgGTCTTTTTCTGAGGTGTCTCCCCATCCcgctttttctctcttttataaacaatgataaaattagacaatataacacaaaaaaaatatttatagagTTCTGTGCGCTGATGTTCTACCTGTTCTACCGTTGTGGTTTGATCTGCAGACTGTGGATCACATGGAGCCAAAGCCGACTTCTGCTCCTCCCCATCGCCTTGCTGGACTGTTTCTGTAGATTGTGCAGGCAGGATTGGAGTCATCTCACTGCCCTTTACATCTGGACTCTGTCCAGCATCTGCTGTGTCACAGTCGGTCGGTTTGCTCCAAGCAAGCGCGATCAGAGACTCCTGCTTCTCGTAGCTCTCAGGGGTCGCCGTTGCACTGTTCTCTTCACTGTTAGCTTCTACATCAGGAGCCACGGCCTGCACATCTGATGCACACGAAATTTCCAAGTAGGGTAGATCCTCAATGACAGCTCCACAACCTGCAGAAATGAGCTATTATACTTCCAGCTGCGCAAGTAGGAattcattgattttattgttagtaaTACCTGAACAAAGTTCCTTTTTGTCCTCTTCAGCTGGAACTTCATCGAGTTCACTTTTAATTGAATCAGCTCCTGGAGCCTCAGCTGATGCCTTGCTCATGTGCTCCTCATCTGAGCCGCATGAAGACCTGCTCTGGTCTTTGCTGCTGTTGTCAGTCAGGTTTGGATCAGGAAAGTCTGTGTTGAGGAGGTGGAGCAGGCTGCTAAAGCGCTGCGTTTGTATTTCGTAGATGTATTTATCCCGCAGAGCTTGCACGCCATCGAGATTCTGAGGGACACACACCATGtacggttaaaaaaaatgctcgtCTACCGTGCTGATGCTCCACTCTGCTCGCTCACCCGGTCTGCCAGAGCTTGTAGTAAAGTCAAAGCTTGGACTTCTTGAAGCTTGGTTAGATGGATCATCATAGGCGGGGCACAATCCTGTAGCTGAAGATGTGTTTGCACTTCTGATGGCGTCTGAGCATGGATTTGTTTCAGCCTTTTTAAACATCCGTCTCTCAGAGTGACCTGCTCGCTGTCTGTTAAAAGTGAGACAACAAATTGCTGAAATAaaagagttaaaagaaaaaggaagtaaaAGCTGATGAATGACTTACTTTCTTTGGAAAGCATTTTGCAGTCTGACCCCAGTGATTCCTCCTGGCAGATTTCACGTATCATTCTGATCAAATGCTTTCTTTCTTGGTCCTGACTCAGCACTAAAAGCTGCAGTGCTGCCTTCTGAAAAGGTGTTTCttattaaaaatagtaaaacctCTTTATTCTGTCTTAATGTTTGAATCTACTTGACCTGCTGTAATGTTTTGAGAtcctctttttcctcttctttttcttcagcaTTAAGCCACAGAGCGACCTGCTCTGCTCTGCATGGACTGCTCATTTTTGgcctgaaaatattaaatataccGTGTCTAAATATAAGCATAAAAAAGCTGATGATTGTAAATCCTTATCCTCATTATTGTTTCCTGGTTCAGCCACCATGTTTCCCAGGACTGCTGGGCTGCTAGGAGCCCGCTGTAGGACACGTTCTCCCTCTGGGCTTTAAGAGTCGCCAGCCTGATGTGAAGACACATGAGAATTGGATCCTCACTGCGCAGTCTGGAAGAAAATAATCAGTTTATTAATGTCAAAAAGACATCATTGGAGCCCACTTTGTTAtgcttgttttttccatttacctCGGGGTTAAGTGGGTCAGCGTGTGCTGTTCTCGCTGACAAAGAGTCTGGATCTCGTTCAGGAGAGAAACAGCAGTCCAGCATTGCTCTGTGGACCTTCGGCCGCTtggttctgatgcatccagacTGGCTCTGATGGAGCAACAGAACCCTCACCTTTAGAGCACTATCGCCAGGGGATTTTCACCCAAGtgtaaaagtatttacatgattatcaatatgctgcatttttctgagtgccATTGgtctctgggtaaagtctcacacgTCCCatgaatgggtggaccaaaggccaagtctccagtatcattattccttttttttgaaGGAATTTTTTCAACTTcccatgtttttaggattttcctatgcttttatttctacttgttacataaaccacagctgaaaataaaataaaacttctctaatttaccatattttgctatatttttatgtattttttatgtaccTTTTTTATATTCCTTTTATTAggtatattatatcaggtaaaaattacctgatggtataactttttatagcaaaagtgttctgaggataaaataatttaacattttattcaaattttactagtttttttccagttacCAGATGAGCTATCACTGGACTTCTAGTCTCATTATGTGGGATCTAAATtaatttgattatatttatttgCTCCTGAATCATTTTTAgggtgttgctggagccaatcctTTTAGATGAATAGGTCActagtctgttgcagggctacttttttgcttattaaataatatttaataaataaaaaaagacaaattttactttttttaagattagttttttcttaatttactgtggtgacaattttatttaagttcatttcctatcttttctgtcatttttacttGTTGCTTGATGAGATTGATTTAATATAAGTTACTTGTACATCCTGAACGCTCCTGGCAGCATCGCCAAACAAATCACATCAGCAGACTCCAGCGCCTCTTCTGCGAGCTCCTCCAGCATCTCCACTTCCTTCTGCTTTTGCCACGGAAGCAGATTTTCCCAAACGTTGTTTGCTGAGGAACAAGCACAAAAAACAGGAACCCCTCTGGGTCTCTTGGAGTTAAGATGACATTTTTCTAACAGGTCGGAACGACATGCCCTTACTATGATGCTCCTGAAGCATTTCTGTGAAAAGCAATTGCTTCACCACGTCGTACTTCACTTCCACCAAGAGGAGGACGTCTGACAGGGTGACACAGCCCCACGATTGAGCCCGGAAACTCGTGTTCTGACTCTGCCAGGGAGGGGACAGCATGCTTTTCACACCCTCTGATGCCAATCTGAAGGAAACATTGACATGTTTACCGTCATTTATGTAGCAACTGACTGtaaaaagattagaaaaaatctgaattaaaacaaTCCAGTTTAGATATTTAGACATTCTGTTACcaaaattggatttttaattaaagtctTAACTCTCACTTGGCCCAGCACTGCCTGGCTACTTTTCTGAGTCTCATCACTCTTGTATCTCTGTCACAGAACTCCTGTTCATCCGTCACCTTCCTCATTCGTTCCTTGGAAACAAAAGAAGGATCAACACTTTCCGTATGTCCCTGCAGGACTATTTCTCTGAGAGAACGTACCTTCTCACTCGTGTGTATCTGCACAAATCCTGGCTCTGAGTTGTAAGCATGTTTGGGATCTGTGCTTTGTTCTGTGTAATCCATCATCTGATGAAGGTTGCTGGAGTTTAGGAGCTGAAAGTCCCAatgaaactaaagaaaataacatttactaTAACATGTCAGCTAAATATGTAATCCTCATCATAATTTTCAGGAAGTGTGTATGACATTTGCACCATTTCCTTCTTTTCCCTCTCCTTTTCCATTTCCACAAGAACGTCCAAAAGATTTCCATCGGCAGAGGACCAGCAGTTGTTGTGTCCTGCAACCTGAAATACATGCATTTACCTAAAACTCTTAACActaatttatattaaatgaaaataatcagGTTGTTTGAATTGGAATTTTGCCTTCTTCATGGCTGCATGTGCTTCGCTGGAGTTGGAGGGAACATGAAACACTTTGCTGAAGAGAAGACTGACATCCTCAGAGGAAAACTCGGCTCCTGCAGGCTTACCCAGCAGCTGGTGCAGAGTCGCAATGCAGTCCTGAAGCCCAGAGCAAGCActtctgcttcagcttttgACACAGacacgacaaaaaaaaaaaaaaaaaaaaccctgcggTTCTCACACAACAAGAAAACACCTTACCTGCGCCATGTTTTCACCGCTCTGCGCTGATGAATTATACAGGAGATTACTATGGTTACAGCAGCTGGATCCACTTACAACAACAAAGGAGTGTCAGTGTATCAGTCAGACACAGAGAAAAGTGATGCACAACTATGTGATTCACTGAACACGTTCTCAAATGTGGATGTTCTAGTGAAAGCTTCTCACCTGTCCACTTTAGCAGGATGTGTACAGGTGACAGGTAAGAAGCTGGAATAAtcatgattatattttttttgttaaaaagctaaaatctggtctgaaaatatatatatatatatatttaatttgaaggaaagtttttttcaaaacttacCTTTGGTCTAATTGTTAAGGCATTTTTTGACTGAATGCATTtatataaacacaaatgaacatcTAGCTGTTGTTGCAGCACATAAAGCCTAACAAACATTTGCATGATTACATAGCTTTAGATTAATGTTATGCACTATTTATTGGAATCTTTAAATCCAAAGATTCTAATTGAAGATGAatcacaaatgttaaaaaagcaagtTCAAAAACactattagtttttctttaaactcaaaagtcatttttgtgactattttcaaaaaattgtgaaaaaataggaaatcttaaaaaacaactttaaaggaaattaatttCAATTACTGTAGTTTTATTCAAAGCTGACAggaagtagaaaaaataaattattaatatcCTTGACAAACTTTCTTTAACATAAACGTATATAATTATGATAGTATAAAAATCcacgtttaaagaaaaaacagcttGAATTTTCATTAGATTataattcagtttgtttttttctttttttgaacaaagATGACGGCACTCAGACAAAACTTTTatatcttgaattaaaaaatgatcacacACAAATGTAAATGAGCTGAAATGAGCCTTTACTTGTGGTTGATATTTCACATATCTTCCTTAAATATGTCACATGGATTGGTTTGATAATTTacagattaatttaaattttatctgtcagaaaataatgttttttagtaattcaaattcaactttatttgtatagcacttttcctgcTACAAAAAATCTCAGAGTGCTttccataataaaataaaaattattgttaaaatagcaatcataaaaacattaataaaaacacattaaaacgcATACACATCCCACAATTACAATCAAACTAAATTGAATTATTAGGAAATTTatataatcaaattaaaacatgtggACATGCAAAAATGACGTAAAAGTTATATTATTACATGGTTAAATTAGATTATattagattagaaattgtttatttttatgcagtcagtaaaaataaagatgagttttcaagtttttcttgaAAACCTCCACAGTGGATGATGTCCTCAGGCAGGCTGATCTACAGGGCTGAAATATGACCTCGCTGTGGGTTTAAATTCTGACTTTTGGCTCCATCACGAGGACCTGAGCACTCTGGGAGagtcataaacttaaaataaatctgaaaaaaatgaaggtccAATCCCATTTAAGCTTttataaactaataaaagaacCGTAAAACTGTTCCTGaagaaatataattaaaaaaaatatctctgTAAGAAtgaattaagttaaaaaaggataatgtttatgaaaataaagtgcaaaagaaaacaagaaaaacacccAAACCCATATGCCTTATTACTATGAACATTATATTTCATTATATGCTATTTACAGCCCTGTTTTCAAGGAATAGTAGCTTTTAATTGGGTCCCAATATGGATGAATGtactttttatgtgtgtgtgatcaTGTGACTACACTGCAGCTTAAGTTAGTTAGGGTTTGGCTTCATCATATAATTTTAGTTATATTGCTAAGTTAACCCGCTAGCGTTGAAGCTGTATGAATCcaacagaaataataataaaaaaatcctaaaaaattaGAAAGTCATATTTATTTCCAGATTTCTCTGATCCCATAAAAAAACTAGTTTTGAGaatgaaaagtaataaaactttatattttttgtaaggTAACAAATCCTTGTCTCGAATCAAGTTATATCTTAGAATTTATTGACGAATAAACCAGATCATCTTTCCTTCCAGCTAAGACTgatgaactatttttaaatggaacTATGGTAAAGTGTTTCTGATGACATCACATCATGTGACTCAACACAAATGAAGCACGTCTAATCTCAATAAATGATTggatttatttgcaaaaatgaaaaaaatggaacttCCTGAGATAGTGTCTTTGGCTGCACACACAGACATATTGCACTTTGCTTATATGAACCTGCATGTTAAACAGAAGCTGCTTTgatcttcaaaaaaatattgtgacaataaaaaataaaaagcgtTAAAAATGTAGGAATGACAATAAAAGTAAACTTATGGAACTAAAATGTGTATTGTATAAATATTTCAGTGCTACATACATCTATTCAGCTCTCATCCACAACCTGAAGGTCcatgtaaagtttttttaaatgtacagtaACTGAATGTACAGTAACCAAAATCCATGTAAATGTGCATACAGATAAAAGCCAGATGTAACTGAGGAATTACAAATGGCTGCCGTGGATAATCTTGGGACACTTTTCTGGCTGGATGCAGGAGTTGTTGTGCAGAATCAAACCGGCGGGACACTGGCAGCCTGGGACGCAGGGCTTGAAACAGGGGCTCTCTATGACCCCGAGTGGTACGTCATAGTTGAAGCAGGTAACTGGACAGGGAGGTCCACATTCATCAAACACAAAGCCCCTCTCCAGAGGACAGCCAACAGCTGCAGAAGAGAAATAAGGTTTAAAAAAGTGAGACTTGGAGAAACAGATTAGCTTGCATAATATTGTCAGCACTAATCTAGGAGTGTCCATCACAGCTCTCCAAGGCGGTGCTGTGGTTTGACTGTGCCACACCTACAGTACAGTTGACTACCGGAATCAGGTGTTCAACCCCAACATGTTGGTCCAAGGTCAGATTGATgcaaaagaacaacaacaaaaacaaaaacagagacttTCTGGAGCAGGGTGAAGGTAAAGATGAGGAATGGGACTTAGGctcaatccgaattcttcccttctccccaCTTTAAATGCATgtgggaaatgtatttttataacttCACCCTCCAAGCAGTGAAAGTCCTCCATCGCGAGGTTAAACCGCGTCGCtttgagaagcgcttttcttcacgtgggtgcaccctgaaccacagaagtttacacttaaatgtaagtaatgactttttgttgtagcatgaccttttaaagttataaaactgctgttgttatgtatattcaagcactggaagctctgcACTACAGCTAGCGaaccggcgattattgatgatgtcaccgAATGAAAGTAATATGAGACAGTATTATATCTTTTGGAAAAATCTTTCagagtagtcttttaattaccAATATGCAGTTTTCTTTGCTAAAATCAATaagcctgtgtcatttttaaagacacattttctgcgGAGAAGCTGCTTatcatcagaaatttgtcttttgggttgtgggcgggacttttggcgTAGATATATCCCAccatccttttttaaaata includes these proteins:
- the LOC112152583 gene encoding uncharacterized protein LOC112152583, encoding MIREICQEESLGSDCKMLSKENSEQVTLRDGCLKRLKQIHAQTPSEVQTHLQLQDCAPPMMIHLTKLQEVQALTLLQALADRNLDGVQALRDKYIYEIQTQRFSSLLHLLNTDFPDPNLTDNSSKDQSRSSCGSDEEHMSKASAEAPGADSIKSELDEVPAEEDKKELCSGCGAVIEDLPYLEISCASDVQAVAPDVEANSEENSATATPESYEKQESLIALAWSKPTDCDTADAGQSPDVKGSEMTPILPAQSTETVQQGDGEEQKSALAPCDPQSADQTTTVEQREKAGWGDTSEKDHKMCVKEEENAQNMQGELSGDADDLDSGRSSLIADADREMSEVEKCQTESKSDQCDLEEPSKCEEMLHQESVAVDEMVSVSNREREQTLVEKERMAEPVSVMEREKTMRNLVDIQRKVEQKQQRDKERQLLRVQERLSIIQNRKAEGDLLGVKHTDRLKHLTQDLLKKDKIRQKAVVRERLEQVRRERSSIMQSKRDRNTAGFKELLAPVAHHQDVESGSD
- the LOC112152584 gene encoding uncharacterized protein LOC112152584, with product MEKEREKKEMFHWDFQLLNSSNLHQMMDYTEQSTDPKHAYNSEPGFVQIHTSEKERMRKVTDEQEFCDRDTRVMRLRKVARQCWAKLASEGVKSMLSPPWQSQNTSFRAQSWGCVTLSDVLLLVEVKYDVVKQLLFTEMLQEHHTNNVWENLLPWQKQKEVEMLEELAEEALESADVICLAMLPGAFRMYKASLDASEPSGRRSTEQCWTAVSLLNEIQTLCQREQHTLTHLTPRLRSEDPILMCLHIRLATLKAQRENVSYSGLLAAQQSWETWWLNQETIMRIRIYNHQLFYAYI